The following coding sequences are from one Lolium rigidum isolate FL_2022 chromosome 6, APGP_CSIRO_Lrig_0.1, whole genome shotgun sequence window:
- the LOC124661402 gene encoding proline transporter 1-like, giving the protein MASSSLDTEAAQAHKAGDGGYTTAATAHAVDTDSWQQVGLLLVTGFNCAYVLSFSNLMMVPLGWWWGAACLLLVAGAAWYANWLLAGLHLVDGHRFIRYRDLMGYVFGTNMYYITWFLQFTTLLLGSMGFILLGGRALKAISAEFTGESTPRLQWFIAATGAVYFAFAYFVPTISAMRNWLATSAALTVTFDVALLAVLVKDGRSSKQTDYTIHGTQQEKVFNALGAVAAILVCNTSGLLPEIQSTLRKPSVSNMRRALALQYTVGAAAYYGISVAGYWAYGAAASEYLPNQLGGPRWASVLINATAFLQSIVSQHLFTVPIHEAMDTRLQRLDEGMFSRHNMARRLVARAVLFGVNVFVTALFPFMGDFVNLFGSFALFPLTFIFPSMIVLKIKGECDGRWHRLWHWGIIVVSSVLGVATTAAAVRLIVHNVSVYRFFADM; this is encoded by the exons ATGGCTTCCTCTTCGCTCGACACCGAGGCAGCCCAAGCACACAAGGCCGGCGACGGCGGATACACCACCGCAGCCACTGCTCACGCAGTAGACACAG ATTCATGGCAGCAGGTTGGGCTGCTGCTGGTGACGGGGTTCAACTGCGCCTACGTGCTCAGCTTCTCCAACCTGATGATGGTGCCGCTGGGGTGGTGGTGGGGCGCCGCCTGCCTGctcctcgtcgccggcgccgcctgGTACGCCAACTGGCTCCTCGCCGGACTCCATCTCGTCGACGGCCACAGGTTCATCCGCTACAGGGACCTCATGGGCTACGTCTTCG GGACAAACATGTACTACATCACCTGGTTCCTGCAGTTTACCACCCTGCTCCTGGGAAGCATGGGCTTCATTTTACTAGGTGGAAGAGCTCTCAAG GCAATCAGCGCCGAGTTCACCGGCGAGTCCACTCCGAGGCTGCAGTGGTTCATCGCGGCGACGGGCGCCGTATACTTCGCCTTCGCCTACTTCGTGCCGACGATATCCGCCATGAGGAACTGGCTCGCCACATCCGCCGCACTCACCGTGACATTCGACGTCGCCCTCCTGGCCGTCCTCGTCAAAGACG GCAGATCGAGTAAGCAGACGGATTACACGATCCACGGGACCCAGCAGGAGAAGGTGTTCAACGCGCTGGGCGCCGTCGCCGCTATCCTCGTCTGCAACACCTCCGGCCTGCTCCCCGAGATACAG TCCACCCTGCGGAAGCCGTCGGTGTCCAACATGAGGCGCGCGCTGGCGCTGCAGTACACGGTGGGCGCCGCGGCATACTACGGGATCAGCGTCGCCGGCTACTGGGCCTACGGCGCCGCCGCGTCGGAGTACCTCCCGAACCAGCTCGGCGGGCCGCGCTGGGCGTCGGTgctcatcaacgccaccgccttccTCCAGAGCATCGTCTCGCAGCAC CTGTTCACGGTGCCGATCCACGAGGCGATGGACACGCGGCTGCAGAGGCTGGATGAGGGGATGTTCTCGCGGCACAACATGGCGCGCCGCCTCGTCGCCAGGGCGGTCCTCTTCGGCGTCAACGTCTTCGTCACCGCGCTCTTCCCATTCATGGGCGATTTCGTCAACCTCTTCGGCTCCTTCGCGCTCTTCCCGCTCACCTTCATCTTCCCCAGCATGATCGTCCTTAAG ATCAAAGGAGAATGTGACGGGAGATGGCACAGGCTCTGGCACTGGGGCATCATCGTCGTCTCTTCGGTTCTCGGCGTTGCCACCACCGCCGCGGCTGTACGCCTGATCGTTCACAACGTCAGTGTGTACCGTTTCTTCGCCGACATGTAG